In Bacillales bacterium, the genomic stretch TACGCCCAACAGCATTTAGCAAACGAACGAACATATTTGGCATGGATTCGCACTGCCGTTGCGATCTTCGGCATCGGATTCTTGGTTACCAGCCTCCATTTCGCCGACGGGATGGGCGATGATCCGTTCGGCAACACCCTTGTCATCGTCCTCGGTTTTTGCACCGGAGTTTGCGGCATCTTCATCATTTTAATGGCCACCTTCAGCTATTTGC encodes the following:
- a CDS encoding DUF202 domain-containing protein — protein: MKKDKNQLPYAQQHLANERTYLAWIRTAVAIFGIGFLVTSLHFADGMGDDPFGNTLVIVLGFCTGVCGIFIILMATFSYLRKEKQIMNNTFHSSRRQIYVTTLFLIVIIALTALYVVGLL